The proteins below come from a single Aquarana catesbeiana isolate 2022-GZ linkage group LG12, ASM4218655v1, whole genome shotgun sequence genomic window:
- the LOC141113767 gene encoding keratin, type I cytoskeletal 19-like, whose protein sequence is MNGEHIVKDIHLEKHTFRSSVPLTSVIMSYGGHSSAGSHHGICHVGSHLSNIPSHTYGVHHGGSSISHHGGSHSSHHHGGSHASHHEGSHNLHNGGSLTSHHGGSNRFHSTGSLSSHHRGSNATHHGSSHKVHHNDHYRAPSVHGGSGGKGISISKHVHGGAHSSSHKSIISHHGLFNVNEKETMQHLNDRLATYLDKVHSLEQQNAQLERNIREWYERNQPSSLPDYSCFFRIIQELQGQISSTSVENARIVLQIDNARLAADDFKNKYEMERQLASSVEADVNGLRILLEELNREICQLQAQVENLQEELQLMKRNHGEEVNALQAQLGARVNVEVDAAPSADMNRALSEIREQYENLMERNLREVETIFRQRTEELNREVASGSEQLQSVQTEVIDLRRTIQTLEIELQSQLSLKSALENTLAETEGTFGSQLAQLQCLINNVESQLTQIRSDLERQKQEYKILMDQKTHLEMEIATYKRLLEGHDIHTSNQSFLGGSHGSHHAMKLQHATSHTHHKHHQSHQHHNHHNVC, encoded by the exons ATGAATGGAGAACATATTGTGAAGGACATCCACTTAGAAAAGCACACTTTTAGGTCATCTGTTCCACTCACATCTGTCATCATGAGTTACGGTGGTCACTCCTCTGCTGGATCACACCATGGAATCTGCCATGTTGGTAGTCATCTGTCTAATATCCCAAGCCACACATATGGTGTTCATCATGGAGGATCTTCAATTAGCCATCATGGAGGATCCCACTCTTCTCACCACCATGGGGGATCTCATGCTTCTCATCATGAAGGATCCCATAATTTACATAATGGAGGTTCCCTTACTTCTCATCATGGAGGCTCCAACAGATTCCATTCTACAGGTTCTCTTAGTTCTCATCATAGAGGATCCAATGCCACCCACCATGGAAGTTCCCATAAAGTCCATCATAACGATCACTATAGAGCCCCCAGTGTACATGGAGGATCAGGAGGCAAAGGAATCTCCATATCCAAGCACGTTCATGGAGGTGCTCACAGCAGCAGCCATAAAAGCATTATTAGCCATCATGGTTTGTTCAATGTCAATGAGAAGGAAACCATGCAGCATTTGAATGATCGCTTGGCTACCTACCTAGACAAAGTCCACTCCCTAGAGCAACAGAACGCCCAGCTTGAGAGGAATATCCGGGAGTGGTATGAGAGGAATCAGCCCAGCTCTTTACCTGACTACAGCTGCTTTTTCAGAATCATTCAAGAGCTTCAAGGCCAG ATCTCCTCAACATCTGTGGAAAATGCCAGGATTGTATTACAAATAGACAATGCTCGTCTGGCAGCAGATGACTTCAAAAATAA GTATGAAATGGAACGCCAACTGGCAAGCAGTGTTGAGGCTGATGTGAATGGACTTCGTATACTCCTAGAAGAGCTGAACAGGGAAATATGTCAGCTACAGGCACAAGTAGAAAATCTTCAGGAGGAACTGCAGCTGATGAAGAGGAACCATGGGGAG gaagTCAACGCTTTGCAAGCTCAATTGGGTGCCAGGGTCAATGTGGAAGTGGATGCTGCACCATCTGCTGATATGAATAGAGCATTGTCTGAGATCAGAGAGCAGTATGAGAATCTAATGGAGCGAAATCTGAGAGAGGTGGAGACTATTTTCCGTCAAAGG ACTGAAGAATTGAATCGTGAAGTTGCTTCTGGTTCTGAACAACTCCAGTCTGTTCAAACTGAAGTCATTGACTTGAGACGTACCATCCAAACCTTGGAAATTGAACTGCAAAGCCAGCTCAGCTTG AAATCTGCTCTGGAAAACACTTTGGCAGAGACAGAAGGCACATTTGGGTCTCAACTTGCCCAATTACAATGTTTGATCAACAATGTAGAGTCCCAGCTGACCCAAATCCGATCTGATCTTGAACGTCAGAAACAGGAATACAAGATCCTGATGGACCAAAAGACTCACCTCGAGATGGAGATCGCCACCTATAAGCGCCTATTGGAGGGTCATGATATCCA CACTTCAAATCAAAGTTTTCTAGGAGGCAGTCATG